DNA from Helicobacter pylori:
GTAATCGGTGAGCATGAGGTTGGGGTTTAATTCTAAATATTTAAGGATTTGATCGCTTTTTAAGAGCTGGCTAAGATTAGTCCCTACCCTTTTATTTTCTATATAGCCGATGTTAAGCCCTTGATAAGAAACGCGAAAATCAGGCTGACCCCCTTGTTTGTCTCTTTTAGGCTCATGTTCAATCTTAAATTCTGTATTAAAATTTTCTTTTAAACCCTTAAGCAAGGTATATAAAGAACGGCGGTGTGCGTGTTCATTACTTTCAGGCGTCAGATCTTTAATGCCTTCTAAATATTCTTTTAGCATATCAATAACCCCTTTTAAAGTTTTTAAGCCATTTTCATGTGCATGTCAATAAAAGTGGCTTGATGGATTAAAGCCCCTACGCTAATGGCATCCACGCCGCTTTTGGCGTAAGCGTTGATGCTCTCTAGCGAAATGTTCCCGCTCGCTTCCAATAAGACAAAGGGGTAATGCGCCTCTCTATAAGCGGCAATTTCTTTCGTTTCTCCAACGCTCATGTTATCGCACATCACAATATCCGCTCCCGCATTCATGGCGTTTTTGGCCTCTTCAAAGCTCTCGCATTCAATTTCAATTTTAGCCGTGAAAGGCAAGTTTTTTCTGGCATGCGTTAAAAAGCTCTTTAGATCTTTCACATGCTTTAAATGCGTGTCTTTAAGCATTAAAGCGTCATCTAGCCCTAAGCGGTGGTTGCTCGCTCCCCCATTAAGCACGGAATATTTTTCAAAGATCCTTAAAAGGGGTCTGGTTTTTCGTGTGTCCAACAAACGCACTTTATGAGAATTTAAAGCTTCTACAAAACGGCTCGTTAAAGTGGCGATCCCGCTGCTGTGTTGCAAAAGGTTTAATAGGGTGCGTTCAATCTTTAAAAGCATGCTAAAATCCCCCCTAATTTCCATTAAGGTGTCTTTAGGCTTGAAACGCTCTTTATCTTTAATGGTTTGAGCGCATTCAATCCCGGTCATTTGAAGCAACTCTAAAGCGTATTTTTCGCCTGAAAACACGCCCTCTTGTTTGGCTCTCACAAAGGCTGTGGCTTTAAAATCCTTTTCTAACACCCTTTCAAACAAATCCCCATGCCCTAAATCTTCTTTTAAAGCGCATTCTAAAAAGGTTCTTATCTCCATTAGGATAACTCCATCATTTTAGTTAAGGCGAGTTTGGCCAAACGCGCCACCTCATCTTTTAATTCAATCGCATTATAAGCCCTGTGGTTTTTGTAAGCCTTTAAGACTTCAAACAAATCCTTTAAGGTCGTTTCATTCATGGTAGGGCAAAGGGCGAGCGTGCTAGAAAGAATGAAAGTGTTTTGATGGTTACGCTTGGCTTTCAAGCGGTTAACCAAATGGCTTTCAGTGCCTATGGCGACTTTTTGATGGGGGCTTAGCTTTTCTACAAATTCTATGATTTGACTCGTTGATCCGCTAAAATCAGCATTAGAAACCACGCTAGGCTCGCACTCTGGATGGACAGCGATTAAAATATCCGGGTATTTTTGGCGGTAAAATTCAATGTCTTCTAATTTGAAAAGCTGATGCACCGAACAAAAGCCGTTGTAACAAACCACATCAGCGTTTTTGATTTCTTCTTGGCTATTTACGCCTAAAATCGCGCTTTTTAAGCCGTTTTCTAGGGCCAGATTTTCCCCCAAGCATTTATCCGGTAAAAAAAAGATTTTTTTATTTTGTTTTAAGGCGTGATTAAAGATTTTAGAAGCGTTCCTGCTGGTGCAGACTACGCCGTCATCTTTGGCGACTTTGGCTTTCACTTCAGCGTTAGAATTGATATAAGTGATAGGGTAAAATTCTTTAACGCCGTATTCTTTCAATAAATGGACGCTCCTATCGTAATAATGGCTGTCTATCATTCTTGCCATAGAGCAGCATGAGAGTTTGGGCATGATCACTTGTTTGTCAAAGGCTAGGGCTTTCACGCTCTCACCCATGAAATGCACCCCGCAAAACACGATGAGGTTTTTATCGCTTTGGCTTGCGATTTTGGCTAATTCCAAGCTATCGCCTGTGTGGTGGGCTAACTCTACAATCTCATCTTTTTGATAAAAATGAGCCACTAAAAGCGCGTCTAAATCGTTCAATAATTCCACAATAGAAGTTTTTAAGTCGTTATCAGTTGGCATGAAATTCCCCTATACTTTCCCCAAACTTCACGCTTTTTTCTTTCAAATCTTTAAAAGCGGTGTTTTGAATGAATAAAACGATAGTAGAGCCCATTTCAAAATTCCCTAAATTATCCCCCTTTTTAACCTTAATGGGGGGGTCGTAAGAGTAAGTTTGCGTGAAACGGGCTTTAGCGTTAGTTTGGATATTCTTATCAAAATTAAAACGCATTTTACCCACATTTAACGCTCCCACCGCTACAAAATACAATTGATTGCCCTGAATATCTCTTGCAACAAGCACCACCCTTTCATTGCCCACAAACAGATTGTTGTTTTTGTGTAATGAGGGCTTATTGACTGGCAGTAATTTCCCCGCAAAATAACGAGCCTCTAAAATTTCTAAATCGCAAGGGGCATGGTAGTGGTGGTAATCTTTGGGCGAAAGGTAAAAATTCACATAGAAAAAAGAAAGCCTTAAGGGGTTGATTTCGCCCACTAATTCATGCGCTTTATAGGGCATGCCTTTAATCTGTAAAGCGGTATCGTTGTCTAAAAAAGTGCATTCGGTGATTAAAGCATCGCAAGGCGCGATGCAAATATTAGGGGCTTTGTCAAAGGGGCGTTCTTTTTTTAAGGAGCGCGTGAAAAGGGCGTTCAAGCTCTTGTAGTTTTCCAAAGGCTCAAACTCGCTCAAATCAATTTTAAAGATCTTAACGTAAAGGGCGTTGATGCCTTTTTGGATAAAAGAAGGGAATTCATAGCCAGCCACAGAGCCAAAAACCCTAGAAAGAGCGTTGCTTAAAGCTACCATTTTAACCCTGCCATGTTCAATATAAATTCCACCTCGCCCTTACTCACTTTAAATTCTTTAGAAATAGAATCCACGCTATAACCCTCTTGATACATTTTTAAAACCTGTTTTTCGTTGATCTCATCGCTAGCGGCATAATGCCCCATGTCTTTGAATTTGTTTTCTAAAGTAATGATTTTTTCTTCTAAATAATCGCGCTCTTTGTCCATGGATTTTTGGATTTCTTGCAACTGGTTATAAAGGTGTGAAAGGGTCGTTTTTAATGAGCTATCCTCTTTAGCGCTCTTTTCTAAAGAAAGGCCTTCCAAACGCCCCTCTAATTCTTTCAAACGCTTAGAATAAATATAATTTTCTTGATAGGATTCGTCTAAGGTTTTTTCTAAACGCCTCATTTTATGGTAAAACTCTTTTTCTTTAAGATACAAATACCCCACCAAGCACACCAACACCAATAAGATCGCTCCTAAAACGACCATAAACAAATCATTAGAAGATAACATTACCGCTCCCATTCACAATTTTAAGCCTTTTCTTTCGCTATGGACAATGAAAGCGTCATAACGCTTAGTATCTAGGGCGTGCATGCGAGTGATTTCTAAAAAATCTTTATCCCTTGCCACGCCAAAAAAGGCTAGGATTTTCCCTTCTAACACGCAACGCCCATAGTAAGTTTGAGGCGCTATCAGGCTTTGTTTTTTTAAGCAAATAAGCCCATGCCCTAAAGCGATGATGCGGTTATTTTGCTCCAATTCAAGCAGGTTTTCTTTTAAAAGCAGGCTTTCTAATTTTTCTAGCTTAGAATACAGCGCTTTGAGCAATTCCAAAGTGTCATTTTCAACGTTCAAGCGTGAAAAATCAAAGCCAGAATTTAACAGATCAAATTCTTCTAACACCGCTAAAGAGCGTTTACTTTTAGAGATAAACCTTTCATAAGAGAACGACAAATCGCATTGGACTAAGCGCGTTTCAAACCCTAAAGCTTGGGATCTTACAACCAACTCATGCATGCTTGAACCCCACATCAAGGACGATAAAAATAAAAAACACCACCCCCAAATAGCCATTACTCACAAAAAAGGCTTTAGGAATGTTTTTATAATCTCTGGCCACTAAGATCTGCTCATAGAGTAAAATCAAGGCTGAAACCCCTAAACCCAAATACGCAAAAAGCCCCCCATGATAGCATTTCACGAAACAAAGCCAGCAGATTAGCGCCACAAGGTGTGAGAGCCTTGAAAGATTCAAGCACCATTTTTCCCCTAATTGGCTAGGAATGGAAAACAAACCCCTTTCTTTATCAAACTCCATATCCTGTAAAGAATAGAGCAAATCAAACCCAGCCACCCATAACATCACCCCTAAAGCCAAAAAGACATTCCATAAAGGAATATCCCCTAAAACCGCCACGCTTCCTGCAATAGGGGCCAAACCCAAAGCCAAACCCACGATGAAATGCGCCAAAGAAGAAAAGCGCTTGAAATACGAATACCCCCCTAAAATGATTAAAAAAGGTAACGAAAGCTTGAAAGCTAAAGGGTTAATGAAATAGCTCACCCCCACGAATAAAAGAGCGTTTAAAGTGCTAAAAATGACCATGCCTTTAACGCTGATCCTACCATCCACGCTCGGGCGGTTTTTGGTCCTTGGGTTATCCTTATCAATGTCTCTATCCACCAAGCGGTTAAACCCCATAGCGAAGTTTCTCGCCCCTAATAAGGCTAAAAAACAAAGGATTAAGGTTTCTAACCCAAAAAAGAGCGTTTGATTTTTTTGATAGGAGCTTATGACCATAGCCATGAGTAAAAACATGCTAGAAAATATCGTATGCTCTAATGCGACCAATTCGCTTAAAGCTTTGATTTGGTGCGTGATTTTTTTAAGCAATTATTTGATCCCTAATAAAATGACTTTTCTAACCCACAATTGAACTAGGCATTATAATATATTGATAGCAACAATACAAGAAAAAGCCCGTGCTTAAAACATTCATGCTTAAATAAACCTTAAAAAAACGCGCGCTTAAAATCGTTAAAAATAAATGCGCCCCCAAAAGCCATAAAGGCGAAGAAACCGAAATCGTGGGGATGGTTAAAGGCATGCTTAGAATGCTATCCAACAAAGACCCTAAACCCACCGCATGCAAGAATAAGCTCAAAGGGAAAAACACGATAAAAATCAAGCCTAAAGGAATGCTAAAAAGCTGGTAGGGCGAAAACATAGGGAAAAAGGCATGCGCGACAATGAGCATGTTCAAAAACACTAACACGCTTAAAGCGATCGCTTGAAACGATCGCTTGAAAAAAGAAGAATCTTTAAAAAAAATTTGAGTGTGTTTTAAAAACAAAAAGATATACCACACCCCACAAACAGAAAGCAAAAACCCCACGCTAAAAAGCAATTTAGGGAGTAACGCTATTGCGATACAGCACGCTAAAACCAAAAGTTTAAAACTCAAAATCCTTACCCCAAAAAAGCATGCCAAAAACCCTAATAAGCCCATTAAAAACGCCCTGAAAAAAGAGGGTAAAAAATCTAATAGCAATAAATATCCCAGCAAAAAAACCCACACCAAAACCCCTATATCATAAAAAGCGTTCCTGTAAGGGAAATAGCGTTTTTGTAAGGGGGTATAAAAAAGAGAGAAAAGGAAATACGCGCTCGCGCTCAAAATCCCTAAATGAAACCCGCTAATGGCTAGTAAGTGGCTGATCCCTAGCGCGTTAGCCCTATCTCTTAAATCTTTATTCAAGCTATCCCCTATGAATAACGCTCGATACAAATTACCCACCAAAGCGTTGGAATGGGCGCTGTCAATGAAATGGCGCAAATGCGATTTGAAATCTTGTTTTCGCATCAAAGAAAAAGAATAAGTTTGAAAAAAGCATGATTTTAGAGACTCTAAGAACGAGCAAGATTTGATCTTGCCAAAAAAATGCGCGTGGCGGTATTGGAGGTTTTTTAAAGGCTCTTTAATGGTGGTGTAAAAGATCATGCCCTTAGATTGGAGCTTTAAGACAAAATAGGTTTTTTGATCTTTAGTTTTAGGGTATTGTAATAAGATTTGAGCGTTCAGGCTTGTAGGTTTTGAAAAATCAAGCTTTTGGTAATTCAAGTATTCTAAATAAAGGTTGATCACCAACAAAAGGCTTAAAACAACCCCACACCATGAGTATTCTTTGGGGGTTGCAAGAAGTTCAAACGCCCCCTGAAAAGTTTTATCTTTCAAGGTGTGGGTATTTCAAATTTAGTTTCTTGTCCCTCTTCTAAATGAGAATCTATGGGCATGTCTTCATAGCGCGTGAAAGGAGCGTTAAAGCGCGTATAAAC
Protein-coding regions in this window:
- the nadC gene encoding carboxylating nicotinate-nucleotide diphosphorylase produces the protein MEIRTFLECALKEDLGHGDLFERVLEKDFKATAFVRAKQEGVFSGEKYALELLQMTGIECAQTIKDKERFKPKDTLMEIRGDFSMLLKIERTLLNLLQHSSGIATLTSRFVEALNSHKVRLLDTRKTRPLLRIFEKYSVLNGGASNHRLGLDDALMLKDTHLKHVKDLKSFLTHARKNLPFTAKIEIECESFEEAKNAMNAGADIVMCDNMSVGETKEIAAYREAHYPFVLLEASGNISLESINAYAKSGVDAISVGALIHQATFIDMHMKMA
- the nadA gene encoding quinolinate synthase NadA, with the translated sequence MPTDNDLKTSIVELLNDLDALLVAHFYQKDEIVELAHHTGDSLELAKIASQSDKNLIVFCGVHFMGESVKALAFDKQVIMPKLSCCSMARMIDSHYYDRSVHLLKEYGVKEFYPITYINSNAEVKAKVAKDDGVVCTSRNASKIFNHALKQNKKIFFLPDKCLGENLALENGLKSAILGVNSQEEIKNADVVCYNGFCSVHQLFKLEDIEFYRQKYPDILIAVHPECEPSVVSNADFSGSTSQIIEFVEKLSPHQKVAIGTESHLVNRLKAKRNHQNTFILSSTLALCPTMNETTLKDLFEVLKAYKNHRAYNAIELKDEVARLAKLALTKMMELS
- a CDS encoding phosphatidylserine decarboxylase; protein product: MVALSNALSRVFGSVAGYEFPSFIQKGINALYVKIFKIDLSEFEPLENYKSLNALFTRSLKKERPFDKAPNICIAPCDALITECTFLDNDTALQIKGMPYKAHELVGEINPLRLSFFYVNFYLSPKDYHHYHAPCDLEILEARYFAGKLLPVNKPSLHKNNNLFVGNERVVLVARDIQGNQLYFVAVGALNVGKMRFNFDKNIQTNAKARFTQTYSYDPPIKVKKGDNLGNFEMGSTIVLFIQNTAFKDLKEKSVKFGESIGEFHAN
- a CDS encoding DUF6115 domain-containing protein, whose protein sequence is MLSSNDLFMVVLGAILLVLVCLVGYLYLKEKEFYHKMRRLEKTLDESYQENYIYSKRLKELEGRLEGLSLEKSAKEDSSLKTTLSHLYNQLQEIQKSMDKERDYLEEKIITLENKFKDMGHYAASDEINEKQVLKMYQEGYSVDSISKEFKVSKGEVEFILNMAGLKW
- the mqnP gene encoding menaquinone biosynthesis prenyltransferase MqnP, which produces MVALEHTIFSSMFLLMAMVISSYQKNQTLFFGLETLILCFLALLGARNFAMGFNRLVDRDIDKDNPRTKNRPSVDGRISVKGMVIFSTLNALLFVGVSYFINPLAFKLSLPFLIILGGYSYFKRFSSLAHFIVGLALGLAPIAGSVAVLGDIPLWNVFLALGVMLWVAGFDLLYSLQDMEFDKERGLFSIPSQLGEKWCLNLSRLSHLVALICWLCFVKCYHGGLFAYLGLGVSALILLYEQILVARDYKNIPKAFFVSNGYLGVVFFIFIVLDVGFKHA
- a CDS encoding ComEC/Rec2 family competence protein is translated as MKDKTFQGAFELLATPKEYSWCGVVLSLLLVINLYLEYLNYQKLDFSKPTSLNAQILLQYPKTKDQKTYFVLKLQSKGMIFYTTIKEPLKNLQYRHAHFFGKIKSCSFLESLKSCFFQTYSFSLMRKQDFKSHLRHFIDSAHSNALVGNLYRALFIGDSLNKDLRDRANALGISHLLAISGFHLGILSASAYFLFSLFYTPLQKRYFPYRNAFYDIGVLVWVFLLGYLLLLDFLPSFFRAFLMGLLGFLACFFGVRILSFKLLVLACCIAIALLPKLLFSVGFLLSVCGVWYIFLFLKHTQIFFKDSSFFKRSFQAIALSVLVFLNMLIVAHAFFPMFSPYQLFSIPLGLIFIVFFPLSLFLHAVGLGSLLDSILSMPLTIPTISVSSPLWLLGAHLFLTILSARFFKVYLSMNVLSTGFFLYCCYQYIIMPSSIVG